One Etheostoma cragini isolate CJK2018 chromosome 19, CSU_Ecrag_1.0, whole genome shotgun sequence DNA segment encodes these proteins:
- the LOC117962054 gene encoding myelin-oligodendrocyte glycoprotein-like — translation MVYFDIFVLCFTFTLWTDFVPFSTAVQTGVKVKVIGSSRPIVVAPGDDVVLPCQLDPGEDVQDKTVEWSKPDLKPDPSDRLSRVAYVHLYRDKREVPDMKMPAYAERTALFTDALKDGNISLKIDNATLGDTGRYRCYVPKLDCSSIVQLVVGQ, via the exons ATGGTTTACTTCGATATCTTCGtgctttgcttcacttttaCACTCTGGACGGACTTTGTGCCTTTTAGCACGGCAGTACAGACGGGCGTTAAAG TTAAGGTGATCGGGTCCAGTCGGCCAATCGTGGTCGCCCCGGGCGACGACGTCGTCCTGCCGTGCCAGTTGGACCCCGGGGAGGACGTGCAGGACAAGACGGTGGAGTGGTCCAAGCCGGACCTGAAGCCGGACCCGTCGGACCGGCTGAGCCGCGTCGCGTACGTGCACCTGTACCGGGACAAGCGGGAGGTCCCGGACATGAAGATGCCGGCGTACGCCGAGAGGACGGCGCTGTTCACGGACGCCCTGAAGGACGGGAACATCTCGCTGAAGATCGACAACGCCACGCTCGGGGACACGGGCCGGTACCGCTGCTACGTCCCCAAGTTAGACTGCAGCTCGATCGTCCAGCTCGTGGTCGGTCagtaa